The Streptomyces sp. CC0208 genome window below encodes:
- a CDS encoding STAS domain-containing protein: MDSTGINIFVAAHRTLTEAGGWIRLAAPTEAVMRTLQIVGVDAVIDCRETLRQALGG; the protein is encoded by the coding sequence ATGGACTCCACCGGCATCAACATCTTCGTCGCCGCCCACCGCACCCTCACCGAGGCCGGCGGCTGGATACGTCTGGCCGCACCCACCGAAGCCGTGATGCGCACCCTGCAGATCGTCGGCGTCGACGCAGTGATCGACTGCCGTGAAACCCTCCGCCAAGCACTCGGCGGCTGA
- a CDS encoding STAS domain-containing protein, protein MTDAFHIDVPHTDGALAVIALSGEFDIAAAPAVRARALELIANGHPDLLADLSGVTFCDSSGLGALVGIWRCAKDAGGSLTLAAIPDRLGRLLSVTGMDTFLPAYSSADAALAARQGNRTTA, encoded by the coding sequence ATGACCGACGCATTCCACATCGACGTCCCGCACACCGACGGTGCCCTGGCTGTGATCGCCCTGTCCGGCGAGTTCGACATCGCCGCCGCACCCGCCGTACGGGCCCGCGCCCTGGAACTCATCGCGAACGGCCACCCTGACCTGCTCGCCGACCTCTCAGGCGTCACCTTCTGCGACTCCTCAGGACTGGGCGCCCTCGTCGGCATCTGGCGCTGCGCCAAGGACGCCGGCGGCTCCCTGACCCTGGCGGCCATCCCCGACCGGCTGGGCCGCCTGCTCAGCGTCACCGGGATGGACACCTTCCTGCCCGCCTACTCCAGCGCCGACGCCGCGCTCGCCGCACGCCAAGGCAACCGCACCACCGCCTGA
- a CDS encoding SpoIIE family protein phosphatase, which yields MAAPVEAARMAAVRRYDILDTPPDGAYDRVAALAARLFEVPVATVTIVDEDRIWFKAAHGLEGVSEIGRDPGLCASAVLTDDTTVIPDTLLDPVACSNPLVAGPMGVRFYAAAPIITADGHRLGTVNILDTRPREISEADASTLTDLAAVVRDQLELRLSALNAVRAEQERRKVEQEKRQAEEEARQRAERDKAAIAAFASTLQRTLVPPALPAVPGLELACHYKTASPQEVGGDFYDVFPVGGGRWAFFLGDVCGKGAEAASITSLTRYTLRAAALVDADPTAALKALNTALLLDAAVGTRFCTAVFGLLDPARDGGFTVTLATGGHPPAYHLSPVEGGGVRVEAARAKGGMLVGAFAEAAFASRTLHLAPGEGLLLYTDGLTEARTADGDMLADTGLTDFLARRPAPVSAGALIDDTVALLDTLPDTERDDVALLALSVPTPDAAPAGITTTAHSAAAPTADVSVGQENPRP from the coding sequence GTGGCCGCGCCGGTCGAGGCGGCGCGGATGGCGGCGGTGCGCCGTTACGACATTCTCGACACTCCGCCGGACGGCGCCTACGACAGAGTCGCGGCGCTGGCGGCACGGTTGTTCGAGGTGCCGGTGGCGACGGTGACGATCGTTGACGAGGACCGGATCTGGTTCAAGGCCGCGCACGGCCTGGAAGGCGTCAGCGAGATCGGCCGCGATCCGGGCCTGTGTGCCTCGGCGGTGCTCACCGATGACACCACCGTCATCCCGGACACTCTGCTGGATCCGGTCGCCTGCTCCAACCCGCTGGTCGCCGGCCCGATGGGGGTACGGTTCTACGCCGCCGCTCCGATCATCACCGCCGACGGGCACCGCCTGGGCACGGTCAACATCCTCGACACCCGCCCCCGCGAGATCAGCGAGGCCGATGCCTCCACCCTCACAGACCTGGCCGCGGTAGTGCGTGACCAGCTTGAGCTGCGGCTGTCGGCACTGAACGCGGTACGCGCCGAGCAGGAGCGCCGCAAGGTCGAGCAGGAGAAGCGCCAGGCGGAGGAAGAGGCCCGCCAGCGTGCCGAGCGGGACAAGGCGGCCATCGCCGCGTTCGCCTCCACCCTGCAGCGCACCCTGGTGCCCCCGGCACTGCCCGCGGTACCGGGCCTGGAGCTGGCCTGCCATTACAAGACCGCCTCCCCGCAGGAAGTGGGCGGTGACTTCTACGACGTCTTCCCCGTGGGCGGGGGCCGGTGGGCGTTCTTCCTGGGCGATGTGTGCGGCAAGGGCGCCGAAGCCGCCTCGATCACCTCACTGACCCGCTACACGCTGCGGGCCGCAGCTCTCGTCGACGCGGACCCCACGGCTGCGCTCAAGGCCCTGAACACCGCGCTGTTGCTGGACGCGGCGGTCGGTACCCGCTTTTGCACCGCCGTCTTCGGCCTGCTCGATCCGGCCCGGGACGGCGGTTTCACGGTCACCCTGGCCACCGGCGGTCACCCGCCCGCCTACCACCTCAGCCCCGTCGAGGGCGGCGGCGTGCGGGTGGAGGCGGCCCGCGCCAAGGGCGGCATGCTGGTCGGCGCGTTCGCCGAAGCCGCCTTCGCCTCACGCACCCTGCACCTGGCACCCGGCGAGGGACTGCTGCTGTACACCGACGGGCTGACCGAGGCCCGCACCGCCGACGGTGACATGCTCGCCGACACGGGCCTGACCGACTTCCTGGCCCGACGGCCGGCGCCGGTCAGTGCCGGCGCCCTGATCGACGACACCGTCGCGCTCCTGGACACTCTCCCCGACACCGAACGCGACGACGTGGCCCTGCTGGCCCTGTCCGTCCCCACCCCCGATGCTGCTCCCGCAGGCATCACCACCACCGCCCACAGCGCTGCCGCCCCGACCGCCGACGTCTCCGTCGGGCAGGAGAACCCACGCCCATGA
- a CDS encoding pirin family protein, with product MSNLDRQAVPALCGGRGFVVAEPVRELLSPRRVKLGESSEVRRLLPNLGRRMVGAWCFVDHYGPDDIADEPGMQVPPHPHMGLQTVSWLHQGEVLHRDSTGSLQTIRPRELGLMTSGRAISHSEESPKPHARFLHGAQLWVALPDGDRHTDPHFEHHSGLPQITAPGLTATLILGELDGARSPGTTYTPIVGADLSLARGTDVRLPLEPDFEYAVLSMSGEAHVDGVPVLPGSMLYLGCGRTELPLRAESDAGLMLLGGEPFEEELIMFWNWIGRSQEEIEQARQDWMEGSRFGEVKGYDGAPLPAPELPPVSLKPRGRVR from the coding sequence ATGAGCAATCTTGATCGCCAGGCGGTTCCCGCCCTGTGCGGCGGCCGCGGCTTCGTGGTGGCGGAACCCGTGCGCGAACTCCTCAGCCCCCGCCGCGTGAAGCTGGGCGAGTCCAGCGAGGTGCGCCGGCTGCTGCCCAACCTGGGCCGCCGTATGGTCGGCGCCTGGTGCTTCGTCGATCACTACGGCCCCGACGACATCGCCGACGAGCCGGGCATGCAGGTGCCCCCGCATCCGCACATGGGCCTGCAGACGGTGAGCTGGCTGCACCAGGGCGAGGTGCTGCACCGCGACTCCACCGGCAGCCTCCAGACCATCCGCCCCCGGGAACTGGGCCTGATGACCTCCGGCCGCGCGATCAGCCACTCCGAGGAGAGCCCGAAGCCGCACGCCCGGTTCCTGCACGGCGCCCAGCTCTGGGTCGCGCTCCCGGACGGGGACCGCCACACCGACCCGCACTTCGAGCACCACAGCGGGCTGCCGCAGATCACGGCCCCGGGTCTGACGGCCACGCTCATCCTGGGCGAACTCGACGGCGCACGCTCACCCGGAACGACGTACACCCCGATCGTCGGCGCCGACCTGAGCCTCGCCCGCGGCACGGACGTACGCCTGCCGCTGGAACCGGACTTCGAGTACGCGGTCCTGTCCATGTCCGGCGAGGCCCACGTGGACGGGGTGCCGGTGCTGCCCGGCTCGATGCTCTACCTCGGCTGCGGCCGCACCGAACTCCCGCTGCGCGCCGAGTCGGACGCGGGCCTGATGCTCCTGGGCGGCGAGCCGTTCGAGGAGGAGCTGATCATGTTCTGGAACTGGATCGGGCGCTCCCAGGAGGAGATCGAGCAGGCGCGTCAGGACTGGATGGAAGGCTCCCGGTTCGGGGAGGTGAAGGGGTACGACGGTGCCCCCCTGCCCGCACCGGAACTGCCGCCGGTGTCGTTGAAACCGCGAGGAAGGGTGCGCTGA
- a CDS encoding MarR family transcriptional regulator, with product MSTASEGATPGFLVWRLSMKWRVAVDRAVAPLGLTHAQYSLVASLYGMRHGGERPSQRRLADRTGLEPLYVSKLARSLESAGLLERARDPRDPRAVQLALTEEGRERTRQAIEVVQGLLEQLLAPLGGLDSARTREFQRELTTLLDAPLDPTNENLKEQS from the coding sequence ATGAGTACGGCATCCGAGGGCGCGACGCCCGGTTTCCTGGTCTGGCGACTGTCGATGAAGTGGCGGGTCGCGGTCGATCGCGCGGTGGCGCCGCTCGGCCTGACGCACGCCCAGTACTCGCTGGTGGCCTCGCTGTACGGCATGCGGCACGGCGGCGAACGCCCCAGCCAGCGACGTCTCGCCGACCGGACCGGCCTCGAACCGCTCTACGTCTCCAAGCTGGCGCGCTCCCTGGAGAGCGCCGGGCTCCTGGAGCGCGCTCGCGACCCGCGCGACCCGCGCGCGGTGCAACTGGCGCTCACCGAGGAGGGCCGCGAGCGGACCCGGCAGGCCATCGAGGTCGTCCAGGGGCTCCTGGAGCAACTGCTGGCACCCCTCGGCGGCCTGGACAGCGCACGCACGCGGGAGTTCCAGCGTGAGCTGACGACCCTGCTCGACGCACCTCTCGACCCGACGAACGAGAACCTCAAGGAGCAGTCATGA
- a CDS encoding MarR family winged helix-turn-helix transcriptional regulator — MTTTPPVLTPRVLALAHYAARALLENVLARHGVTFQQSVTLRLAAVAEGPVARDHIVEDVVGALKIDLAQAHSVVDELVAKGLVAPQGPFQGSSQLRITDAGRELFETTSAETAPISARVYAGIPAEDLAVAGRVLSLITERADAELAALAK, encoded by the coding sequence ATGACCACCACCCCTCCCGTCCTCACCCCCCGCGTCCTGGCCCTGGCCCACTACGCCGCCCGCGCACTCCTCGAGAACGTCCTGGCCCGCCACGGCGTGACCTTCCAGCAGTCCGTCACGCTGCGCCTGGCCGCCGTGGCGGAGGGACCGGTCGCGCGTGACCACATCGTCGAGGACGTGGTCGGCGCGCTGAAGATCGACCTGGCGCAGGCGCACTCCGTGGTCGACGAACTGGTCGCCAAGGGACTGGTGGCTCCCCAGGGGCCGTTCCAGGGGTCGTCCCAGCTGCGGATCACGGACGCAGGCCGCGAGCTGTTCGAGACGACCTCCGCCGAGACCGCCCCCATCAGCGCCCGGGTCTACGCCGGCATCCCGGCCGAGGACCTCGCGGTGGCCGGACGCGTGCTGAGCCTCATCACCGAGCGGGCCGACGCGGAGCTCGCCGCCCTGGCCAAGTAG
- a CDS encoding PepSY-associated TM helix domain-containing protein, producing MSIAPSTTKDEVPQPAAPAPARSRWAPLRPLVLRLHFYAGVFVAPFLLVAAVTGFLYAGAFQAEKIVYRHEMTVAAVGDSKLPISDQVDAARKAHPEGTVSAIRPSPAADATTRVLLSGVKGVDPNHTLAVFVDPYTGKVRGALEQYGSTGALPLRTWIDEFHRDLHLGENGRLYSEFAASWLWVIAGGGIVLWFSRRRALRKVRGTSGRRRTLGLHGSVGVWAAAGFFFLSATGLTWSTYAGANIDELRTSLGQSTPSVSAAAGGDHSGHGASASAGGAEHGVGLDKVLAAARAEGLGDPVEIVPPADASSAYVVRQVQRSWPEKQDSVAVDPANGEVTDTLRFADYPLLAKLTRWGIDLHTGVLFGLVNQIALMLLALSLVLLIVWGYRMWWQRGRGSAFGRPIPRGAWQQVPPQILVPGVVVVAVLGYFVPLLGIPLAGFVVADVILGEIAHRRGKKGVAAT from the coding sequence ATGTCCATCGCCCCCTCGACCACCAAGGACGAGGTCCCGCAACCGGCCGCCCCGGCGCCGGCCCGCAGCAGATGGGCCCCGCTGCGCCCGCTCGTGCTGCGTCTGCACTTCTACGCCGGTGTGTTCGTGGCGCCCTTTCTCCTGGTCGCCGCCGTCACCGGGTTCCTGTACGCCGGCGCCTTCCAGGCCGAGAAGATCGTCTACCGGCACGAGATGACCGTCGCCGCCGTAGGCGACAGCAAGCTGCCCATATCCGACCAGGTGGACGCCGCCCGCAAGGCGCACCCCGAGGGCACGGTCTCGGCGATACGCCCCTCGCCCGCGGCCGACGCGACGACCCGGGTGCTGCTGTCCGGCGTGAAGGGAGTCGACCCGAACCACACCCTCGCCGTGTTCGTCGACCCGTACACCGGGAAGGTCCGCGGCGCGCTGGAGCAGTACGGCTCGACCGGCGCGCTGCCGCTGCGGACCTGGATCGACGAGTTCCACCGCGACCTGCACCTCGGCGAGAACGGCCGCCTCTACAGCGAGTTCGCCGCCAGCTGGCTGTGGGTGATCGCGGGCGGCGGCATCGTGCTGTGGTTCTCCCGCCGCCGCGCCCTGCGCAAGGTCCGCGGCACCAGCGGGCGCCGTCGCACCCTGGGCCTGCACGGCAGCGTCGGCGTCTGGGCGGCCGCCGGGTTCTTCTTCCTGTCGGCCACCGGGCTGACCTGGTCGACGTACGCCGGCGCCAACATCGACGAACTGCGCACCTCGCTCGGCCAGTCCACGCCCTCGGTCTCCGCGGCCGCGGGCGGCGACCACTCGGGCCACGGCGCGTCCGCCTCGGCCGGGGGCGCCGAGCACGGCGTCGGCCTCGACAAGGTGCTGGCCGCGGCCCGCGCCGAAGGCCTCGGCGACCCCGTCGAGATCGTGCCGCCCGCCGACGCGTCGTCGGCCTATGTCGTACGGCAGGTGCAGCGCAGCTGGCCCGAGAAGCAGGACTCGGTCGCCGTCGACCCGGCCAACGGCGAGGTCACCGACACGCTGCGGTTCGCGGACTACCCGCTGCTCGCCAAGCTGACCCGCTGGGGCATCGACCTGCACACCGGTGTCCTCTTCGGGCTGGTCAACCAGATCGCCCTGATGCTGCTCGCGCTCTCGCTGGTCCTGCTGATCGTGTGGGGCTACCGCATGTGGTGGCAGCGCGGCCGGGGCTCCGCCTTCGGCCGGCCGATCCCGCGCGGCGCCTGGCAGCAGGTCCCGCCGCAGATCCTGGTGCCCGGTGTGGTGGTCGTCGCCGTCCTCGGCTACTTCGTGCCGCTGCTCGGCATTCCGCTGGCCGGCTTCGTCGTCGCCGACGTGATCCTCGGCGAGATCGCGCACCGGCGGGGCAAGAAGGGCGTGGCGGCGACCTGA
- a CDS encoding peptide deformylase: MATPSHRKPLAELVEELLTTDGPLPIVAAGDPVLRQGIEHYDGHLDGALLSRFVEALRVTMHAAPGVGLAAPQVGVPLRIAVIEDPAPVPEEIRLARGRVPQPFRVLVNPSYAPVGTPRAAFFEGCLSVPGWQAVVARPAEVRLTCEDENGRAVDEVFSGWPARIVQHETDHLDGVLYLDRAEVRSLSSTQAMAERWTQPTPELAAASLGFELPQASL; encoded by the coding sequence ATGGCAACTCCGAGTCACCGCAAGCCCCTTGCCGAACTGGTCGAGGAACTCCTCACCACGGACGGCCCGCTGCCGATCGTCGCGGCCGGCGATCCGGTACTGCGCCAAGGCATCGAGCATTACGACGGCCACCTGGACGGCGCCCTGCTTTCCCGCTTCGTCGAGGCCCTCCGCGTCACGATGCACGCGGCGCCCGGTGTGGGGCTCGCCGCCCCTCAGGTGGGGGTTCCCCTGCGGATCGCGGTGATCGAGGACCCCGCGCCGGTACCGGAGGAGATCCGGCTGGCGCGCGGACGCGTCCCGCAGCCGTTCCGCGTGCTGGTCAATCCGTCGTACGCGCCCGTCGGTACCCCACGGGCCGCGTTCTTCGAGGGATGTCTGAGCGTGCCGGGGTGGCAGGCCGTGGTGGCGCGGCCCGCCGAGGTCCGGCTGACGTGCGAGGACGAGAACGGCCGCGCGGTCGACGAGGTGTTCAGCGGCTGGCCCGCGCGGATCGTGCAGCACGAGACGGACCACCTCGACGGCGTGCTCTACCTCGACCGGGCCGAAGTTCGCTCACTGTCCTCCACCCAGGCGATGGCCGAGCGCTGGACGCAGCCGACGCCGGAGCTGGCGGCCGCGTCCCTCGGCTTCGAACTGCCTCAGGCGTCCCTCTAG
- a CDS encoding NAD(P)/FAD-dependent oxidoreductase: MTETENIAHSNYDVVVLGAGPVGENVADRTRAAGLSTAVVESELIGGECSYWACMPSKALLRPVIAQADARRLPGLSAAVQGPLDAAAVLARRDYWASDWKDDGQVGWLESIGAEIHRGHGRLSGERTVTVTAPDGTQKVLTARHAVAVCTGTRAVLPDLPGLDEVRPWTSREATSAKAAPGRLVVVGGGVVATEMATAWQALGSQVTLLVRGKSLLNRMEPFAGELVAEALTEAGVSVRTGTSVESVTRENGTVVVVTGTGDRIEADEILFATGRAPHTDDIGLDTIGREPGSWLEVDDSLRVTGSDWLYAVGDVNHRALLTHQGKYQARIAGAAISARASGAPVQADPWGAHAATADHDAVPQVVFTDPEAAAVGLSLAEAEQAGHRVRAVDYDLASVSGAGLYGDGYRGRARMVVDLEREILLGVTFVGPGVGELIHSATVAVAGQVPISRLWHAVPAYPTISEVWLRLLEAYRDN; encoded by the coding sequence ATGACGGAAACGGAAAACATCGCCCACAGCAACTACGACGTAGTGGTGCTCGGTGCCGGGCCCGTGGGGGAGAACGTGGCCGACCGCACCCGCGCGGCCGGCCTGTCCACCGCGGTCGTGGAGAGCGAGCTGATCGGCGGAGAGTGTTCCTACTGGGCCTGTATGCCCAGCAAGGCCCTGCTGCGGCCGGTGATCGCCCAGGCGGACGCGCGCCGCCTGCCCGGACTGAGCGCCGCGGTGCAGGGCCCCCTCGACGCGGCCGCGGTCCTCGCACGCCGGGACTACTGGGCCTCGGACTGGAAGGACGACGGCCAGGTCGGCTGGCTGGAGAGCATCGGCGCCGAGATTCACCGCGGCCACGGCCGTCTCAGCGGGGAGCGCACGGTCACGGTGACCGCCCCCGACGGCACACAGAAGGTACTGACCGCCCGGCACGCCGTGGCCGTGTGCACCGGCACCCGGGCCGTGCTGCCCGACCTGCCGGGCCTCGACGAGGTCAGGCCCTGGACCAGCCGCGAGGCCACCAGCGCCAAGGCGGCACCCGGACGCCTCGTCGTGGTCGGCGGGGGAGTGGTCGCCACCGAGATGGCCACCGCCTGGCAGGCCCTCGGCTCACAGGTGACGCTCCTGGTCCGCGGGAAGAGCCTGCTCAACCGCATGGAGCCGTTCGCGGGCGAACTCGTCGCCGAGGCGCTCACCGAGGCGGGCGTCAGCGTCCGCACCGGCACCTCGGTCGAGTCGGTCACCCGGGAGAACGGCACGGTCGTGGTCGTCACCGGCACCGGTGACCGCATCGAGGCCGACGAGATCCTCTTCGCCACCGGGCGCGCCCCGCACACCGACGACATCGGCCTGGACACCATCGGCCGGGAGCCCGGCAGCTGGCTGGAGGTCGACGACAGCCTCCGTGTGACCGGCAGCGACTGGCTCTACGCGGTCGGCGACGTCAACCACCGCGCACTCCTCACCCACCAGGGCAAGTACCAGGCCCGCATCGCCGGCGCCGCCATCTCCGCCCGCGCCTCGGGAGCCCCGGTGCAGGCGGACCCGTGGGGCGCCCACGCCGCGACCGCCGACCACGACGCCGTGCCCCAGGTCGTCTTCACCGACCCGGAGGCCGCCGCCGTGGGCCTCTCCCTGGCGGAGGCCGAACAGGCGGGCCACCGGGTGCGCGCGGTCGACTACGACCTCGCTTCGGTGTCGGGCGCCGGCCTCTACGGCGACGGCTACCGCGGCCGCGCCCGCATGGTCGTCGACCTGGAACGCGAGATCCTGCTCGGTGTCACCTTCGTCGGACCCGGAGTCGGTGAACTGATCCACTCCGCGACGGTCGCGGTCGCGGGCCAGGTCCCGATCAGCAGGCTGTGGCACGCGGTCCCGGCGTACCCGACGATCAGCGAGGTGTGGCTGCGGCTGCTGGAGGCCTACCGGGACAACTAG
- the trxA gene encoding thioredoxin yields the protein MSSTVELTKENFDQTVTDNEFVLIDFWASWCGPCRQFAPVYEKAAEDNPDLVFGKVDTEAQPELAAAFGIQSIPTLMIVRDQVAVFAQPGALPESALTDVIGQARKLDMDEVRKSVAAQQAQAEQNGE from the coding sequence ATGAGCAGCACTGTGGAGCTCACCAAGGAGAACTTCGACCAGACGGTCACGGACAACGAGTTCGTCCTGATCGACTTCTGGGCGTCCTGGTGCGGTCCTTGCCGCCAGTTCGCGCCGGTCTACGAGAAGGCCGCCGAGGACAACCCCGACCTGGTGTTCGGCAAGGTGGACACCGAGGCGCAGCCGGAGCTGGCCGCGGCCTTCGGTATCCAGTCGATCCCGACGCTGATGATCGTCCGCGACCAGGTCGCGGTGTTCGCCCAGCCCGGGGCGCTGCCCGAGTCCGCCCTGACGGACGTCATCGGGCAGGCCCGCAAGCTCGACATGGACGAGGTCCGCAAGTCCGTGGCCGCGCAGCAGGCCCAGGCCGAGCAGAACGGCGAGTGA
- a CDS encoding benzaldehyde dehydrogenase encodes MSLLDPKSWQPHPLSGPEYAVTEPATGDTLATVTLATGEDVERSAEAARAAQSEWARLPHFVRAGVLRKAGDLFAAHADELRGWLVRESGSIPGKADFELHVAAQECYEAAALASRPAGQVLPSEAPRLSYTRRIPVGVVGVISPFNAPLILSIRSVAPALALGNAVILKPDPRTAVCGGLSLAAVFAEAGLPEGLFHVLPGGPDVGQALVADPRVPVISFTGSTAAGRAVGEAAGRHLKRAHLELGGNSALIVLEDADIEAVISTAAWGSFFHQGQICMTTGRHLVHASLYEEYVERLAAKADSLAVGDPNLEQVHLGPIIDDNQLAKVRGLVEASTAQGAKLAAGGTHEKLFYRPTVLAGLDDNTPAYAEEVFGPVAPVRSFSTVDEAAALAAAGPYGLSLGIVTGDAARGLDLAERIPTGIVHINDQTVNDEAVAPFGGIAASGTGARFGGEANVEAFTDVRWTTVRADVATYPF; translated from the coding sequence ATGTCGTTGCTCGACCCCAAGAGCTGGCAGCCCCACCCCCTGTCGGGACCTGAGTACGCGGTCACCGAACCCGCCACCGGCGACACGCTCGCCACCGTCACCCTCGCCACCGGCGAGGACGTGGAGCGCTCCGCCGAGGCCGCCCGCGCCGCCCAGAGCGAGTGGGCCCGGCTCCCGCACTTCGTCCGCGCGGGAGTGCTGCGCAAGGCCGGCGACCTGTTCGCCGCGCACGCCGACGAACTGCGCGGATGGCTCGTCCGCGAGTCCGGGTCGATCCCCGGCAAGGCCGACTTCGAGCTGCACGTGGCCGCCCAGGAGTGCTACGAGGCCGCCGCCCTCGCCTCCCGCCCCGCCGGCCAGGTCCTGCCCAGCGAGGCGCCCCGGCTGTCCTACACGCGCCGGATCCCGGTCGGCGTGGTGGGCGTGATCTCGCCCTTCAACGCCCCGCTGATCCTCTCGATCCGCTCCGTCGCCCCGGCCCTCGCCCTCGGCAACGCCGTGATCCTCAAGCCCGACCCGCGCACCGCGGTCTGCGGCGGTCTCTCGCTCGCCGCGGTCTTCGCCGAGGCCGGGCTGCCCGAGGGGCTGTTCCATGTCCTGCCCGGCGGCCCGGACGTCGGCCAGGCCCTGGTCGCCGACCCGCGCGTCCCCGTCATCTCCTTCACCGGTTCGACCGCGGCGGGCCGCGCGGTCGGGGAGGCGGCCGGGCGCCACCTCAAGCGCGCCCACCTGGAACTCGGCGGCAACTCCGCGCTGATCGTCCTGGAGGACGCCGACATCGAGGCCGTGATCTCCACGGCGGCCTGGGGATCCTTCTTCCACCAGGGCCAGATCTGCATGACGACCGGCCGCCACCTGGTCCACGCATCGCTCTACGAGGAGTACGTGGAGCGGCTGGCGGCGAAGGCCGACTCGCTGGCCGTCGGCGACCCGAACCTGGAGCAGGTCCACCTCGGCCCGATCATCGACGACAACCAGCTCGCCAAGGTGCGGGGCCTGGTCGAGGCCAGCACCGCCCAGGGCGCCAAGCTGGCCGCCGGCGGTACGCACGAGAAGCTCTTCTACCGGCCGACGGTCCTCGCGGGCCTCGACGACAACACGCCTGCCTACGCGGAGGAGGTCTTCGGCCCCGTCGCTCCCGTACGGTCCTTCAGCACGGTCGACGAAGCGGCCGCCCTGGCCGCCGCGGGGCCCTACGGCCTCTCGCTCGGCATCGTCACCGGGGACGCGGCCCGCGGCCTCGACCTCGCGGAGCGGATCCCGACCGGCATCGTGCACATCAACGACCAGACCGTGAACGACGAGGCGGTCGCGCCCTTCGGCGGTATCGCCGCGTCCGGCACCGGCGCCCGCTTCGGCGGCGAGGCCAATGTGGAGGCCTTCACCGACGTGCGCTGGACGACGGTACGCGCGGACGTGGCGACGTACCCCTTCTAG
- a CDS encoding 4-hydroxybenzoate 3-monooxygenase, producing the protein MRTTVGIIGGGPAGLLLARLLHLAGIDCVVLESRTREYVEHRQRAGMLEQGTVDALRAAGAAGRLDAEGLVHQGIELRFAGERHHLDFPVLTGGRTVTIYAQTEIVKDLVALQLAEGPPLLFEAKALAVEKPESDAPVVRFLHEGREQTLTCDWIAGCDGFHGISRGAFPAGASRTYAHDYPYSWLGILADVAPSCEELIYARGERGFALHSMRSPAVSRLYLQVPNGTDPDDWSDERIWDELAARFAIDADWTLVRGPITAKSVTPMRSHVHEPMRHGHLLLAGDAAHIVPPTGAKGLNLAVSDVSLLARALTDVHRTGSTQLIDRYSELCLSRVWQATRFSYEMTRMLHAQPNGDAFESRMQLARLRRITASRHAAAELAANYTGLPLPV; encoded by the coding sequence ATGCGCACCACGGTCGGGATCATCGGCGGCGGCCCCGCCGGACTGCTCCTCGCCCGCTTGCTGCACCTGGCCGGCATCGACTGCGTGGTCCTGGAGAGCAGGACGCGGGAGTACGTCGAGCACCGCCAGCGCGCCGGGATGCTGGAGCAGGGCACGGTCGACGCCCTGCGCGCGGCGGGCGCCGCCGGGCGGCTGGACGCCGAGGGGCTCGTCCACCAGGGCATCGAGCTGCGGTTCGCCGGGGAGCGGCACCACCTCGACTTCCCCGTCCTCACCGGCGGCCGTACCGTCACCATCTACGCCCAGACCGAGATCGTGAAGGACCTGGTCGCGCTCCAACTGGCCGAGGGGCCACCGCTGTTGTTCGAGGCCAAGGCCCTGGCGGTCGAGAAGCCGGAGAGCGACGCCCCCGTGGTGCGGTTCCTGCACGAGGGCCGCGAACAGACGCTGACCTGCGACTGGATCGCGGGCTGCGACGGCTTCCACGGCATCTCGCGCGGCGCCTTTCCGGCGGGGGCGAGCCGGACGTACGCGCACGACTACCCGTACTCCTGGCTCGGGATCCTCGCCGATGTCGCCCCGTCCTGCGAGGAGTTGATCTACGCCCGCGGGGAGCGCGGCTTCGCCCTGCACAGCATGCGCTCGCCCGCCGTGTCCCGGCTCTACCTCCAGGTCCCCAACGGCACCGACCCGGACGACTGGTCCGACGAGCGGATCTGGGACGAGCTCGCCGCACGCTTCGCGATCGACGCCGACTGGACCCTCGTGAGGGGGCCGATCACCGCCAAGTCCGTGACGCCCATGCGCAGTCACGTCCACGAACCGATGCGGCACGGCCATCTCCTGCTCGCCGGCGACGCCGCGCACATAGTGCCGCCGACCGGGGCGAAGGGACTCAACCTCGCCGTGTCGGACGTATCCCTCCTCGCCCGGGCCCTGACCGATGTGCACCGCACAGGATCGACACAACTGATCGACAGGTATTCGGAGTTGTGTCTTTCTCGTGTGTGGCAGGCCACGCGGTTCTCGTACGAGATGACTAGGATGTTGCATGCTCAACCAAATGGGGATGCGTTCGAGAGCCGGATGCAGCTCGCCCGGCTGCGCCGTATCACCGCATCCCGCCATGCGGCCGCCGAACTGGCCGCGAACTACACGGGACTACCGCTCCCCGTGTGA